A segment of the Chryseobacterium scophthalmum genome:
GACTTAATCGTGGAAAAAATACTGATTCTTCCTTTTACCAAAATAAAAAACTTGATGAATTTGATATTGGGCAGTTTACCTAATCATGAATGCTGCAATCTATTTTAACATTATATAACTAAAATTATAGTTTTTTTATAATTTTCAGGCATCCTTATTGCTTCAAAAAGAAACGATTCTCATGTTTAATTTGAGTTTTCATGGTTATTAGTTTTTACCTAGCTTCGGCTAGGTTTTTTTATGTCATTTAATTTCATCTTCTGTTGTCTTTTCCTCTTTAAAAATAATTTACCTGCCACCCATTCCCTACTCTTTAAAATGAAGCACAACTCTCCTATCTCGTCTTGAGCTATAAATATGTATTTTTTTTTTTGAAATTTCTTCATTTCTTAAAAGTTGAACAATCGCTTCTTCAAAACCATTTTTAATATCCTATTAAAATGTGTGAAGTTAAATCACTCAACATTAATTATCACTATTTTATTTAAACTCGTTCAAGAAAGATCTTGACAAAAATACAGTCTTAAAATTTGCATTGTTAAAATTCCAATTAATGCCAAACAAACTCTTCTTAAGTCATACTCTGATTACACATCAACATACCCAGCACCTTTGTCCCCAAAACCCACATACTGTGGGTAATGCTAACAAATTAATCTGTTTACATTATGGAAAAACAAAGAAAAAAGCTTCTGATTTCAGCGCTGGCTTTACTGATGACCATCCCTTTATCCGCTCAGGGAAATGGTACTGCAGGAATCAATGAAGCCACCCAAATGGTTACCTCCTATTTTGATCCGGCCACCCAACTTATTTATGCTATCGGGGCGGTAGTCGGACTGATTGGCGGGGTGAAAGTTTACAACAAATTCAGCAGTGGAGATCCTGACACTTCCAAAACTGCAGCAAGCTGGTTCGGAGCCTGTATCTTTCTCATCGTAGCGGCAACCATCCTGCGTTCATTCTTCCTTTAAAATTTTGTTATGAATACCTATAACATTAATAAAGGAATTGGAAGAACCGTCGAGTTCAAGGGATTGAAAGCACAGTACCTGTTCATTTTTGCAGGAGGCCTTTTAGGCATGCTTGTTTTGGTGATGATTTTATACATGATTGGGATCAACTCCTACATCTGTTTATTTCTCGGAATCGGAGGAGGTTTAACAGTAGTCTGGAAAACCTTTTCACTAAATAAAAAGTATGGTGAACATGGACTGATGAAAATCGGGGCTCGAAAAAGACATCCCCGTTATATCATCTGCAGAAAATCGATTCATCGGTATGTAAGGGTACATTCAAAAACGATTGCTGTATGAGAAATACTTCAAAAATCAGCACGTTGGAAGAAAAGTTCCCATTATTAGCTGTAGAGGATAACTGTATTATTTCGAAAGATGCCGATATAACTTTATGCTTCATCATACATCTTCCAGAACTTTTTACGGTAGCATCTGCAGAATATGAGGCGATGCATTCAGCGTGGCACAAAGCAATAAAGACTTTACCTGATTATACGGTAGTCCATAAACAGGACTGGTACATTAAAGAAAATTACAATCCTGAAATTGCGGATGAAAACCTGAGCTTTCTGGGCAAATCTTACCAGCAGCATTTCAATGAGAGACCATTTCTGAATCACTACTGTTATCTGTTCATTACAAAAACCAGTAAGGAGCGCATGCGTACGCAGAGTAATTTCTCATCGCTGTGTAAAGGTTTGTTTATTCCGAAAGAAGTCAGAGACAGAGAAATTATAAACCAATTTATGGAATCTGTTGCCCAATTTGAAAGAATCATCAATGATTCAGGGTTCATTCAGCTCGAGCGCCTTAATGAGGAAGACATTATCGGTAATGAAAAAAGACAAGGCTTGCTTCAGCAGTACATGACTTTATCCCGAAATGCATCAGCTCCCATGCAGGATATTGCTTTAGGAGCTGAAGAAGTCAGGATAGGAAACAAACGTTTATGCCTACATACGCTTTCTGATACAGATGATTTACCAAGTAAAGTTTCCACGGATATCCGTTATGAAAAATTGTCGACTGACCGAAGTGACTGCTTATTGTCTTTTGCCTCACCTGTAGGATTACTGTTAAGCTGCAATCACATTTACAATCAATATTTGTTTTTGGACAATAGCGAGAGTAACCTTGAAAAATTTGAAAAATCTGCCAAGAATATGCATTCTTTAACCCGATACAGCAGAAGCAATCAGATCAATAAAGAATGGATTGAACGGTATCTGAACGAAGCACACTCTTACGGACTTTCATCCATTAGAGCACATTTCAATATCATGGCTTGGTCTGATGATCCTTCTGAACTCAAACAAATCAAAAATGATACAGGAAGTGCATTGGCTTTAATGGAATGTAAACCCAGGCACAACACCACGGATGTTGCCACTTTATATTGGGCAGGAATGCCGGGAAATGCTGCAGACTTTCCGAGTGAAGAAAGTTTCTTCACCTTTATTGAACCGGCTTTGTGTTTTTTCACTGAGGAAACCAATTATCATGATTCTCCCTCTCCTTTTGGGATTAAAATGGCAGATCGGCTGACGGGTAAACCTATCCATTTAGATATATCCGATTTACCGATGAAAAAAGGAATTATTACCAACCGTAATAAATTCATTTTGGGGCCATCCGGTTCAGGAAAATCATTCTTTACCAACCACATGGTAAGACAGTATTATGAACAGGGCGCTCATGTCCTTTTAATAGATACCGGAAATTCTTATCAGGGACTTTGTGAACTTATAAAAGGTAAAACAAAGGGTGAAGATGGTGTTTATTTTACCTACACCGAAGACAATCCCATTGCATTTAATCCCTTTTACACGGATGACGGAGTCTTTGATATTGAAAAGCGGGAAAGTATTAAAACTCTGACTCTTACTTTATGGAAAAGAGATGATGAACCTCCTACCCGATCTGAAGAAGTTGCCCTATCCAATGCGGTTAGCGGATACATTGAAAAAATAAAACATCAAAACGAAGTTCCATCGTTCAATGGTTTTTATGAATATGTCAAAGGAGATTACACTTCTGTTTTAGAGCAAAAGAAAGTCAGAGAAAAAGACTTCGACATTTCCAACTTTCTGAATGTACTGGAACCTTATTACAAAGGTGGTGAATATGACTATTTGCTAAATTCAGATAAACGGCTTGATTTACTTTCTAAGCGTTTTATTGTATTTGAGATTGATGCGATTAAAGATCATAAAATACTCTTTCCGATCGTCACCATTATCATCATGGAAGTCTTCATTAATAAGATGCGTAGACTAAAAGGAATCCGCAAACTCATCTTAATTGAAGAAGCCTGGAAAGCCATTGCCAAAGAGGGCATGGCAGAATACATTAAATATTTATTTAAAACAGTCCGAAAATTCTTTGGTGAAGCCATCGTGGTTACTCAGGAAGTCGATGACATCATTCAGTCTCCGATTGTCAAAGAAAGCATCATCAATAATTCAGACTGTAAAATTCTTCTCGATCAAAGAAAATACATGAATAAGTTCGATGACATTCAGGCGATGCTCGGTTTGACTGATAAAGAAAAATCACAGGTTCTTTCCATTAACATGAACAATGACCCAAAAAGACTGTACAAGGAAGTCTGGATAGGACTTGGCGGAACTCATTCTGCGGTTTATGCTACTGAAGTTTCCACGCAGGAATACCTGGCCTACACTACAGAAGAAACTGAGAAAATGGAAGTCATGCAATTAGCTTCTGAACTTGATAACAATGTGGAATTAGCCATCAAAAGGATCTCTCTCAAGAGAATCAAAAAAGACCAATAATTAGTAAACCTTTTTAATTTTTTTACAATGAAAAATCTATTATTAAAAACGATTGCCATCGCAATACTTGCATTGACAACAACTACCAAAGCTCAGTTCGTGGTAACTGATCCTGCCAATCTGGCTTCAGGGATATTGAACAGTGCCAATGAAATTATCCAAACCTCATCAACCGTTTCGAATGTGGTTAAAAACTTCAACGAGGTAAAGAAAGTCTATGAGCAGGGCAAGGAATATTACGATAAGCTCCAGGCGGTCAACAATCTCGTAAAAGATGCACGCAAAGTGCAGCAGACCGTTTTGCTTGTGGGAGATGTTTCAGAGATGTATGTCAATAATTTCGGAAAGATGATCAATGACCCCAACTTTTCTCCTGAAGAACTTGTTGCTATTGCCAATGGTTATTCCAAGTTACTGAATGAAAGCACCGAGCTTTTAAAAGATCTCAAACAAATTATCAGTTCTTCAAGTCTTTCCTTAAATGACAAAGAAAGAATGGATGTCATCGATAAAGTTTATAAGGAAGTTAAAGACTACCATAATCTGGTACGTTACTTCACCAATAAGAACATTTCTGTAAGCATTTTAAGAGCTAAAAAACAGAACAATACCAAAAGAGTGCTTGACCTTTATGGAACGTCCAACCAAAAATACTGGTAAATTATGGAACCCACTAATTTACACGAAGTATTGCGTACGCTCTATGATGAGATGCTTCCTTTATCCGAGGACATGGCAGCAGTCGCAAAAGGACTGGCAGGATTGGGTGCTTTATTTTATGTCGCCATTAAAGTATGGCAGGCTTTAAGCCGTGCAGAACCTATTGATTTGTTTCCTTTATTGAGACCATTTGCATTGGGAATCTGTATCATGTTCTTTCCTACTGTTGTTCTCGGAACTATAAACGGGGTCCTCAGTCCTGTCGTTCAGGGTACTCACTCTATTCTTGAAGATCAGGTTTTGGATTTGAATGAGCTTCAGCAGAAAAAAGACCTGTTGGAACATGAAGCCGTGATCCGCAATCCTGAAACAGCTTATCTGGCTTCAGATGAAGAATTTGACAAGAAACTGGAAGAGCTCGGCTGGTCACCATCAGACCTTGTTACGATGTCGGGGTTGTATATGGACAGACAGGCATATCAAATGGAGCAATGGGTAAAAAATGCTTTTCGGGAGTTCTTAGAAGTTCTGTTCATGGCTGCTGCACTAGTCATCGATACCATTAGAACATTCTTCCTCATTGTTTTATCCATATTGGGTCCGATTGCATTTGCCATATCGGTTTGGGATGGTTTTCAGTCGACGTTAACGCAATGGCTGACACGGTATGTAAGTGTTTATTTATGGCTTCCAGTAGCAGATTTGTTCAGTGCGATGCTTGCTAAAATACAGTCGCTGATTATTGAAAGGGACATTGAGATGCTGGCAGATCCTAGCTTCATTCCTGACACTTCCAATACCGTTTACATCATTTTTATGATCATTGGTATTGTTGGATTTTTTACGATTCCTACGGTTACTGGATGGATCATTCAGGCAGGAGGTGCAGGGAACTTCACCAGAAACATTAACCAAACTGCTATGAAGGCTGGAAATGTTGCGGGAGCCGGTGTTGGTTCTACGGCAGGAAATATTGGCGGACAGCTGTTAAAATAACTCAACCTTAAATCTAAAAAAATGGAATTTAAAACCCTTAGAAATATTGAAAACAGCTTCAGGCAAATCAGGCTTTTTGCCATTGTGTTTGCGATACTCTGTATAAGCGTTGTAGGATTTACCGTATGGCAATCCTACCGCTTTGCTGAAGACCAACGACAGAAAATTTACGTGCTGGATAACGGAAAATCTTTAATGCTGGCACTTTCACAAGATGCTTCAATCAACAGACCTGTAGAAGCAAAAGAACATGTAAGACGTTTTCATGAACTGTTCTTCACGCTCGCACCTGAAAAGAATGCGATTGAAAGCAATATGAAACGAGCTTTTAACCTTGCAGACAAAAGTGCTTTTAATTATTACAAGGATCTTTCGGAAAAAGGATATTATAACAGAATTATTTCCGGAAATGTTCAGCAAAGAATTGAGGTGGATAGCGTTTCGTGCAATTTTGATACCTACCCATATTTCATCCGCACTTACTCCAAACAGTTCATTATCAGATCCAGTAATATAACAAAACGAAGTTTGGTTACGTCCTGTTATCTGCTCAACTCTGTACGATCCGATACCAATCCCCAAGGATTTAATATTGAAAAGTTTGCGGTTTTAGAAAACAGGGACATTGAAATCATTGAACGATAAAAATTTCGATATGAAAAAATTTAGAAGTACAATCGAGCAATTTGTAAAAGAACTAGAACTGCGATGGGCAAGTATTCCGGTTAATAAACAGCAACGCTATACCCTCTCTTTTTTTTCAGGATATGCACTGCTTACGGTAGGAATTATTTTTCATGTTATCATCTACCAAACAGGAAAACCGAGTGAAAATGTAAGAATTGAGAAAATTAAAAATCCAATGGAGCAAATTGAGAAAAGGAAAATAGTACTCAAAGATTCCTTATCTGTTAATTTAAAAAACAAGTTTTATGAACGAGACTCAAAATAATAGAACCGCTGTAAGAGTAACAGAAGGAATTCCTGATGATACCTCTATGGTAAGGGAATCAACTCCCCAAAACAAAATGGAAAAACTGAGAAAACCGATTATTTTTGGTTTGATGGGAGTTGTATTTGTCGGCTGCATGTATTTAATATTCAGCCCCACTTCTGAGATTAGCGAGGCAGAACAATTAGGAATCAACGAAGTTGTTCCGCAAGCCAGCGAAGAAGGATTACAATCCGACAAACAGAAAGCCTATGAAAAAGAAATCTTAGAGCAGAAAAATCAGGAAAAACGAAATGCTATGATTTCATTGTCAGATTACTGGGCTTCTAATGAAGAGCAAAACACTGAGGTTGTAAACTCAGAAAACGAACCTCAGCTTCCTCCTGATAATAAAAATCGTCCGCCGGTTATTAATCCTGCAGTAAGCAGTTATCAGAATGCACAACATACTTTAGGTTCGTTTTATCAGCAGGATGATTACGAAAAGGAGAAGCTTAAAAAAGAAATCAGGCAATTAAAAAAAGAAGCTGATTACAAAGCAAATACACCTGTTTCAGATCCTGTTGAAAACCAGTTGAAACTGATGGAAAAATCGTATGAAATGGCTGCTAAATATTTACCATCAGGCAAAACGGATCAAGTTTCCGATGTAGAAACAAAAACAGCTTCTGCTACTAAAATTGTTCAGACAAAGGTTGAAAGACAATTTTCAAGTGTGACATCAACCAAAAAGAACATTGTTTCAAGTTTGTATCGGGAGACTGGTGATCAGGAGTTTTTGGAAAATTGGAGTGGCGAAAGAAACAGGAATTTTCTAAGCATAGGCTCTGACGCTAAACAAACACACAGCTCTAACTCCATTAAAGCCTGTATTCATGAAGGTTTACAACTGACCGGAGAGGGATTTGTGAAAATCAGATTATTGGAATCTGCCCAAATTACAAATCATACAATTCCGCAAGGAGACATTCTGATTGCTCAGGCAAAACTTCAGAATAACCGTCTTCAACTCACTGTCTCCTCTATTGAAATAAACAGAAACATTATTCCGGTAGAACTTAACGTATATGATATGGATGGACAGCAGGGATTGAGCGTTTCCTATTCTCAGGAGATGAATACTTTAACTGAGATGGCTGGAAACATGAGCCAAACTTCAGGAACAAGTCTTATGCTGACACAGTCAGCCGGACAGCAGATTGCAGCGGATTTGAGTCGGGGTGTCATGCAGGGAATTTCGGGATACTTTTCTAAAAAAGTGCGGGCTCCGAAAGTAAATTTAAAAGCAGGTCATCAGATTATGCTTGTTTCTAAAAAAAAATAACTTTTAAAACCTTACAATGAAGTATTATATCATAAAAACAGTTATGCTTCTGTTTATCTATTTTTCAAAATTTCAAGCACAGACTACCGACAGTCTTATCAGTCCAAAACTTCAACTCGGAAAAATAGAACCGTATGAACTGACCGTAACCTATGAGAAAACGACCCATTTGATTTTCCCATCTGCTATCAAATATGTCGATCTCGGAAGTGAAAATTTAATTGCCGGGAAAGCAGAGTCAGTAGAAAATGTTTTGCGATTAAAAGCCTCTGTAAAAGATTTTGAGAAAGAAACTAATTTTTCTGTGATTACCAATGATGGGAAATTTTACAGTTTCGATGTTTTTTACAGTTCATACCCCGAGTCTTTAAGCTATGATCTCAAAGAAATGAAAAATAAGAAAGAAAGAATTCAATCGGGAGAAGTCCTATTGGAAGAATTAGGTAGCAATTCTCCTACTTTGACTGACTTGCTCATGGAAAACATCTTTTATAAAAACAAAAAGGAGATCAGACATATTTCTGACAGACGGTTTGGGATTCAGTCACAGTTGAAAGGGATTTACATTCATGAGGGGAAATTTTACCTACATACTGAAATCAAAAATTTCACAAACGTTCCTTTTATCATTGATTTTATCAGCTATAAAATTGTTGACAAAAAAGTAGCTAAAAGAACGGTTGTGCAGGATACGAATGTTGAAGTTTTAAGAACCTATCATCCCATCGAACAAATTAGCGGAGAAAGATCAGAACGTAGCATTTTTCTTTTAAACCAGCTGGGTATAGAAGATGATAAGTTTCTCCTCATTGAATTTTTCGAAAAAAACGGCTCAAGACATCAAACGCTTCAGATTGAAAATGCAGACCTGGTTAAGGCGAAAGTGCTCAATGAGCTTCATGTAACATTTTAAAGATTTAATTATGAGAAAAATTCTAATCTTAAAAGTAATCCTGCTTTGTTTTATCAGCAGTCTTGTAAGTGCACAGAGAATGATTCCAAAGCAAAAAGGATTTGAGATCAACGCAGGAACATTTGCTGAAACTCAAATGAACAAAAACTTTTATGTAAATGCAGCTTTTATGGTTTACGGAAAAAAGGGGAACTATCAACTGTACAGTTTAGAGTATTCCCAGCAAACTGCGAATTATCAATCATTGTCGATTCCGATTGCAAATTACTTGGCTGAAGCCGGATATGGTTTTCATTTTTTGGGAGACTATAAAAGAAACGTTAATCTCTACACTGCGGTCAGTGCCACTGCCGGTTATGAAACCATCAATAATGGAAACTCAGAACTGCCTGATGGAGGATTAATTGTAGATCAGGTCAACTTCATTTATGGAGCCGGTGGAAAATTATCATTAGAAACCTATCTTACTGATCAATTGGTTTTTCTAATTCAGGGAAAAGTAAAAGTTCTTT
Coding sequences within it:
- the traJ gene encoding conjugative transposon protein TraJ is translated as MEPTNLHEVLRTLYDEMLPLSEDMAAVAKGLAGLGALFYVAIKVWQALSRAEPIDLFPLLRPFALGICIMFFPTVVLGTINGVLSPVVQGTHSILEDQVLDLNELQQKKDLLEHEAVIRNPETAYLASDEEFDKKLEELGWSPSDLVTMSGLYMDRQAYQMEQWVKNAFREFLEVLFMAAALVIDTIRTFFLIVLSILGPIAFAISVWDGFQSTLTQWLTRYVSVYLWLPVADLFSAMLAKIQSLIIERDIEMLADPSFIPDTSNTVYIIFMIIGIVGFFTIPTVTGWIIQAGGAGNFTRNINQTAMKAGNVAGAGVGSTAGNIGGQLLK
- a CDS encoding DUF4133 domain-containing protein; the protein is MNTYNINKGIGRTVEFKGLKAQYLFIFAGGLLGMLVLVMILYMIGINSYICLFLGIGGGLTVVWKTFSLNKKYGEHGLMKIGARKRHPRYIICRKSIHRYVRVHSKTIAV
- the traM gene encoding conjugative transposon protein TraM; translation: MNETQNNRTAVRVTEGIPDDTSMVRESTPQNKMEKLRKPIIFGLMGVVFVGCMYLIFSPTSEISEAEQLGINEVVPQASEEGLQSDKQKAYEKEILEQKNQEKRNAMISLSDYWASNEEQNTEVVNSENEPQLPPDNKNRPPVINPAVSSYQNAQHTLGSFYQQDDYEKEKLKKEIRQLKKEADYKANTPVSDPVENQLKLMEKSYEMAAKYLPSGKTDQVSDVETKTASATKIVQTKVERQFSSVTSTKKNIVSSLYRETGDQEFLENWSGERNRNFLSIGSDAKQTHSSNSIKACIHEGLQLTGEGFVKIRLLESAQITNHTIPQGDILIAQAKLQNNRLQLTVSSIEINRNIIPVELNVYDMDGQQGLSVSYSQEMNTLTEMAGNMSQTSGTSLMLTQSAGQQIAADLSRGVMQGISGYFSKKVRAPKVNLKAGHQIMLVSKKK
- a CDS encoding DUF4141 domain-containing protein, which encodes MKNLLLKTIAIAILALTTTTKAQFVVTDPANLASGILNSANEIIQTSSTVSNVVKNFNEVKKVYEQGKEYYDKLQAVNNLVKDARKVQQTVLLVGDVSEMYVNNFGKMINDPNFSPEELVAIANGYSKLLNESTELLKDLKQIISSSSLSLNDKERMDVIDKVYKEVKDYHNLVRYFTNKNISVSILRAKKQNNTKRVLDLYGTSNQKYW
- a CDS encoding TraG family conjugative transposon ATPase — encoded protein: MRNTSKISTLEEKFPLLAVEDNCIISKDADITLCFIIHLPELFTVASAEYEAMHSAWHKAIKTLPDYTVVHKQDWYIKENYNPEIADENLSFLGKSYQQHFNERPFLNHYCYLFITKTSKERMRTQSNFSSLCKGLFIPKEVRDREIINQFMESVAQFERIINDSGFIQLERLNEEDIIGNEKRQGLLQQYMTLSRNASAPMQDIALGAEEVRIGNKRLCLHTLSDTDDLPSKVSTDIRYEKLSTDRSDCLLSFASPVGLLLSCNHIYNQYLFLDNSESNLEKFEKSAKNMHSLTRYSRSNQINKEWIERYLNEAHSYGLSSIRAHFNIMAWSDDPSELKQIKNDTGSALALMECKPRHNTTDVATLYWAGMPGNAADFPSEESFFTFIEPALCFFTEETNYHDSPSPFGIKMADRLTGKPIHLDISDLPMKKGIITNRNKFILGPSGSGKSFFTNHMVRQYYEQGAHVLLIDTGNSYQGLCELIKGKTKGEDGVYFTYTEDNPIAFNPFYTDDGVFDIEKRESIKTLTLTLWKRDDEPPTRSEEVALSNAVSGYIEKIKHQNEVPSFNGFYEYVKGDYTSVLEQKKVREKDFDISNFLNVLEPYYKGGEYDYLLNSDKRLDLLSKRFIVFEIDAIKDHKILFPIVTIIIMEVFINKMRRLKGIRKLILIEEAWKAIAKEGMAEYIKYLFKTVRKFFGEAIVVTQEVDDIIQSPIVKESIINNSDCKILLDQRKYMNKFDDIQAMLGLTDKEKSQVLSINMNNDPKRLYKEVWIGLGGTHSAVYATEVSTQEYLAYTTEETEKMEVMQLASELDNNVELAIKRISLKRIKKDQ
- the traN gene encoding conjugative transposon protein TraN, whose product is MKYYIIKTVMLLFIYFSKFQAQTTDSLISPKLQLGKIEPYELTVTYEKTTHLIFPSAIKYVDLGSENLIAGKAESVENVLRLKASVKDFEKETNFSVITNDGKFYSFDVFYSSYPESLSYDLKEMKNKKERIQSGEVLLEELGSNSPTLTDLLMENIFYKNKKEIRHISDRRFGIQSQLKGIYIHEGKFYLHTEIKNFTNVPFIIDFISYKIVDKKVAKRTVVQDTNVEVLRTYHPIEQISGERSERSIFLLNQLGIEDDKFLLIEFFEKNGSRHQTLQIENADLVKAKVLNELHVTF
- the traK gene encoding conjugative transposon protein TraK; this encodes MEFKTLRNIENSFRQIRLFAIVFAILCISVVGFTVWQSYRFAEDQRQKIYVLDNGKSLMLALSQDASINRPVEAKEHVRRFHELFFTLAPEKNAIESNMKRAFNLADKSAFNYYKDLSEKGYYNRIISGNVQQRIEVDSVSCNFDTYPYFIRTYSKQFIIRSSNITKRSLVTSCYLLNSVRSDTNPQGFNIEKFAVLENRDIEIIER
- a CDS encoding DUF4134 domain-containing protein, which codes for MEKQRKKLLISALALLMTIPLSAQGNGTAGINEATQMVTSYFDPATQLIYAIGAVVGLIGGVKVYNKFSSGDPDTSKTAASWFGACIFLIVAATILRSFFL
- a CDS encoding nitrogen regulatory IIA protein; its protein translation is MKKFRSTIEQFVKELELRWASIPVNKQQRYTLSFFSGYALLTVGIIFHVIIYQTGKPSENVRIEKIKNPMEQIEKRKIVLKDSLSVNLKNKFYERDSK
- a CDS encoding conjugal transfer protein TraO — protein: MRKILILKVILLCFISSLVSAQRMIPKQKGFEINAGTFAETQMNKNFYVNAAFMVYGKKGNYQLYSLEYSQQTANYQSLSIPIANYLAEAGYGFHFLGDYKRNVNLYTAVSATAGYETINNGNSELPDGGLIVDQVNFIYGAGGKLSLETYLTDQLVFLIQGKVKVLWNTDLEQFRPSLGFGFRFNF